The genomic window TGCTTCTGAAAGAGAACCAGAACAATGACTAGGCACAACACTAAATTTGTATGAATTTGCTATAATGGTATAGTGCTAATTAACCTAAATTATAATCATTCCTTTACCTCTTGCTTAGATTCACTCGAGTTAAAGTGTGTATAAATCATTATTAATCATTTTCCTATCAGTTAAAAAGCAAACATATATTGATTTTCCcttcttcagaattttctttatctCAAACATTGAGTAGCCTAAGTTCTCAGTAACTGATTATTGTGGAAACACTAAATTTAAATCTgaataatataacttgaaaattAACTTTGTGTTAATTcactaatatattatttaaactgTTATTAGCAAACTAAAGTAGATTTCCCCTGAGTATTTATTTGATTAGTCAATTACCAAATACAGAGATTGAACACTGTATGGCAGTGGATAAGATAAGAAAAGCTCTGTTGTAAAAAACACACTATTAGAAGTCATATTCACAATTCTcccaaatcttttctttaaaagtaaggtatgaataaagaaaagtagcaCAAAAATGttagaggacacacacacacatatatacatatttagagGCCTgtcaaattttaagaaataaagtgaTGACACAACAggtttcattaaataaatagttttactgTTTTGGTGCTCAATGAACAGTACTGATAATCTATAACAACAAACTTTAATGTTATAATAATGTACATAGACAGTCTTTCaaacctttatttattatttattattgttatgaaCCTCAGTTAGTTTCACCTTGAAAACACTGTTATCTTGCTGACCATATCTTTGAAGGCTATTTTCACTTGCTTGTTCCTCAGGGTATAGATAAAAGGGTTCAACAGAGGAGCAACAGAGGTATTTAAGACAGCCACTCCCTTATTAAAAGTTTCTGCATCCTCAACAGAAGGATTTATGTACATAAAGATACAACTTCCATAAGAAAGTGAGACCACAATCATATGAGAGAAACACgtagaaaaagctttttttctttgttgaacaGAGGGCATTCTCAGAATTGTCCTGATTATGTACATGTAGGAAAGAATCACTAATACCAAGGTGAAGAGGAGGGTGATTCCACCAGAGATAAACTCTATCATTTCTATGAAATGGGTGTCTGAACAAGACAGATGCAACAGCACAGTATAGTCACAGCAATAATGATTGATGACGTTGGATGCACAGAAAGGCAGCTGGAGAGTCATTACATGTGGCACAATGACAACCAAGAAACCAGAGAACCAGGAACACAGGACAAGTTGAATGCAGAGTCTCCTGCTCATTATGGTTGTATAATGTAGGGGTTTACAAATGGCAACGTAGCGATCATAGGACATGGCAGCTAAAACATAAAATTCAGTTGCTCCCAGAAGAATGGCAAAAAAGTACTGAGTGAAACAACCAGCAAAGGAGATAGTCTTATCTCCAGTTCCAATATTGACTAGCATTTTGGGGACAAAGACAGAGGTAAAAGatatttccaaaacagaaaaattccGGAGGAAGAAATACATAGGAGTCTGGAGTCGATAATCCAGCAGGGTCAGAATGATGATGGTCAAGTTTCCCATGATGCTTAAGACATAAGTTAgcagcagaaaaaggaaaagcacagCTTGAAGTTCAGCATCATTTGT from Mustela lutreola isolate mMusLut2 chromosome 8, mMusLut2.pri, whole genome shotgun sequence includes these protein-coding regions:
- the LOC131837861 gene encoding olfactory receptor 2AP1-like; the encoded protein is MRNQTSVVEFILLGLTNDAELQAVLFLFLLLTYVLSIMGNLTIIILTLLDYRLQTPMYFFLRNFSVLEISFTSVFVPKMLVNIGTGDKTISFAGCFTQYFFAILLGATEFYVLAAMSYDRYVAICKPLHYTTIMSRRLCIQLVLCSWFSGFLVVIVPHVMTLQLPFCASNVINHYCCDYTVLLHLSCSDTHFIEMIEFISGGITLLFTLVLVILSYMYIIRTILRMPSVQQRKKAFSTCFSHMIVVSLSYGSCIFMYINPSVEDAETFNKGVAVLNTSVAPLLNPFIYTLRNKQVKIAFKDMVSKITVFSR